Proteins from a genomic interval of Callospermophilus lateralis isolate mCalLat2 chromosome 1, mCalLat2.hap1, whole genome shotgun sequence:
- the Vstm2a gene encoding V-set and transmembrane domain-containing protein 2A isoform X2, translating into MMGIFLAYVGIVFFSVLYVQQGLSSQAKFTEFPRNVTATEGQNVEMSCAFQSGSASVYLEIQWWFLRGPEDLEPGSEVAGAQVELLPDREPDNDGTKISTVKVQGNDISHKLQISKVRKKDEGLYECRVTDANYGELQEHKAQAYLKVNANSHARRMQAFEASPMWLQDMKPRKNISAAVPSSIHSSANQRTHSTSSPQAVAKIPKQSPQSGARIATSHGLSVLLLVCGFVKGALL; encoded by the exons ATGATGGGGATCTTTTTGGCATATGTTGGAATTGTTTTCTTTTCCGTTTTATACGTACAACAAGGGCTTTCTTCTCAAG CAAAATTTACCGAGTTTCCGCGGAATGTGACAGCCACAGAGGGGCAGAATGTGGAGATGTCCTGCGCTTTTCAGAGCGGCTCCGCCTCCGTGTACCTGGAGATCCAGTGGTGGTTCCTGCGGGGGCCGGAGGACCTGGAGCCTGGGTCCGAGGTGGCTGGAGCGCAG GTGGAGCTCTTACCAGACAGAGAGCCGGACAACGACGGGACCAAGATCAGT ACAGTGAAAGTTCAAGGCAATGACATCTCCCACAAGCTTCAGATTTccaaagtgaggaaaaaggaCGAAGGTTTATATGAGTGCAGGGTGACTGATGCCAATTATGGGGAGCTCCAAGAACACAAGGCCCAGGCCTACCTGAAAGTCAATGCCAACAGTCATGCTCGGAGGATGCAGGCCTTCGAAGCCTCACCTATGTGGCTGCAAGATATGAAGCCCCGAAAGAACATCTCAGCTGCAGTTCCCAGCAGCATCCACAGCTCAGCCAACCAACGGACGCACTCCACCTCCAGCCCTCAAGCGGTAGCCAAAATTCCTAAACAAAGTCCACAATCAG GTGCGAGGATAGCTACAAGCCATGGACTTTCTGTCCTGCttcttgtttgtggctttgtgaaGGGTGCTTTGCTTTAA
- the Vstm2a gene encoding V-set and transmembrane domain-containing protein 2A isoform X3, whose amino-acid sequence MMGIFLAYVGIVFFSVLYVQQGLSSQAKFTEFPRNVTATEGQNVEMSCAFQSGSASVYLEIQWWFLRGPEDLEPGSEVAGAQVELLPDREPDNDGTKISTVKVQGNDISHKLQISKVRKKDEGLYECRVTDANYGELQEHKAQAYLKVNANSHARRMQAFEASPMWLQDMKPRKNISAAVPSSIHSSANQRTHSTSSPQAVAKIPKQSPQSDLCINNDPN is encoded by the exons ATGATGGGGATCTTTTTGGCATATGTTGGAATTGTTTTCTTTTCCGTTTTATACGTACAACAAGGGCTTTCTTCTCAAG CAAAATTTACCGAGTTTCCGCGGAATGTGACAGCCACAGAGGGGCAGAATGTGGAGATGTCCTGCGCTTTTCAGAGCGGCTCCGCCTCCGTGTACCTGGAGATCCAGTGGTGGTTCCTGCGGGGGCCGGAGGACCTGGAGCCTGGGTCCGAGGTGGCTGGAGCGCAG GTGGAGCTCTTACCAGACAGAGAGCCGGACAACGACGGGACCAAGATCAGT ACAGTGAAAGTTCAAGGCAATGACATCTCCCACAAGCTTCAGATTTccaaagtgaggaaaaaggaCGAAGGTTTATATGAGTGCAGGGTGACTGATGCCAATTATGGGGAGCTCCAAGAACACAAGGCCCAGGCCTACCTGAAAGTCAATGCCAACAGTCATGCTCGGAGGATGCAGGCCTTCGAAGCCTCACCTATGTGGCTGCAAGATATGAAGCCCCGAAAGAACATCTCAGCTGCAGTTCCCAGCAGCATCCACAGCTCAGCCAACCAACGGACGCACTCCACCTCCAGCCCTCAAGCGGTAGCCAAAATTCCTAAACAAAGTCCACAATCAG ATTTATGTATCAATAATGACCCAAATTAA
- the Vstm2a gene encoding V-set and transmembrane domain-containing protein 2A isoform X1, translating to MMGIFLAYVGIVFFSVLYVQQGLSSQAKFTEFPRNVTATEGQNVEMSCAFQSGSASVYLEIQWWFLRGPEDLEPGSEVAGAQVELLPDREPDNDGTKISTVKVQGNDISHKLQISKVRKKDEGLYECRVTDANYGELQEHKAQAYLKVNANSHARRMQAFEASPMWLQDMKPRKNISAAVPSSIHSSANQRTHSTSSPQAVAKIPKQSPQSAKSKSPVKSTERTAKLTLNSKHHSAPSVL from the exons ATGATGGGGATCTTTTTGGCATATGTTGGAATTGTTTTCTTTTCCGTTTTATACGTACAACAAGGGCTTTCTTCTCAAG CAAAATTTACCGAGTTTCCGCGGAATGTGACAGCCACAGAGGGGCAGAATGTGGAGATGTCCTGCGCTTTTCAGAGCGGCTCCGCCTCCGTGTACCTGGAGATCCAGTGGTGGTTCCTGCGGGGGCCGGAGGACCTGGAGCCTGGGTCCGAGGTGGCTGGAGCGCAG GTGGAGCTCTTACCAGACAGAGAGCCGGACAACGACGGGACCAAGATCAGT ACAGTGAAAGTTCAAGGCAATGACATCTCCCACAAGCTTCAGATTTccaaagtgaggaaaaaggaCGAAGGTTTATATGAGTGCAGGGTGACTGATGCCAATTATGGGGAGCTCCAAGAACACAAGGCCCAGGCCTACCTGAAAGTCAATGCCAACAGTCATGCTCGGAGGATGCAGGCCTTCGAAGCCTCACCTATGTGGCTGCAAGATATGAAGCCCCGAAAGAACATCTCAGCTGCAGTTCCCAGCAGCATCCACAGCTCAGCCAACCAACGGACGCACTCCACCTCCAGCCCTCAAGCGGTAGCCAAAATTCCTAAACAAAGTCCACAATCAG CAAAGAGCAAATCGCCTGTAAAATCTACGGAGCGGACAGCAAAGTTGACCCTAAACTCCAAGCATCATTCCGCACCCTCTGTACTCTAA